From Cryptococcus neoformans var. grubii H99 chromosome 6, complete sequence:
GTCGTTGCTTCGTTGCTGATATTTATGATGGTATGAAGGGAATGGACAGAGTTTACGCCGGCTGCGAGGCGCGACAACCCTGTACGGCTAGGACATTGGGCGCGCATAACTGATTCGGATCCTGATACATCCGGTGAGCAGTCCTACCCTTGCCTCTATCAACGACTCTGACCTCGAATAGTTGAATACTTTGGCAAGTTCAACCTTCACGGACCATCAGTCATGGAATACTCGCAGTTCGAATATGATCAACATCTTGTCGACCCTAATTGGACGCTACAAGAGACAGAATATCTGTTTGGGCTCTTGAAGGAATACGATCTGAGATTTATCATTGCGGCTGATCGGTATGCGTATGTTTCgcctgaaggagaaaagaggaagcgaAGTGTCGAGGTGAATTACTTCTAATTGTAACTTATCAGAAGACGAAGTAGCTGGCTTATTACAATCAATAGGATATGAAAGACCGATATTACACTATCTGCCGCCGACTCGTCCGAACCCGAACCGCTTCTGACCCCGTacatcaacaacatctCATCCAAGCCTACGCATTTGACAAAGCTCGCGAAATCAAGCGCAAACAGTACGCATCtgatctcttccatctcaccCCGGCAGAGATcgcggaggaagaggcgctCTATGTGGAGATTACGAGGATGCAACAGAATGAGAGGCGGTTCCGAGCGGATAGGGATGAGTTGATGAGGAGCGTTATGGGGCTGGATAGTGGGTTGATGGAAGTTGACCAATCGGCTATGGAGAATGCTATCGGTGTTGACAAGGTGCGCCCTATATCCCTTTACTCTTGAGCAATGCACTGACCAGTCAcagaacaaaaagaagcggaaggcagaggatgaaagtGCCGCCCCATCCCCCGCTCCTACACCCAAGAAACCAGCACCTAACGCAAGCTTTGACTATTCGCGCTGTATTTACCACCTTCCTACACCTTCCAACGCCAATTCCCTTActtcccatctctcccaAAAGCATCCTCCACACCAGCAGGCTTTCCTTCGCGGTTCTCGCTTACCACTTCCTAAACCGACCGCCGCTGGACGTATCACGGATCTGCTTGCCGAGCTGGGTCTCTCTGCGAACAAGCTTGTCATGCCTACAAGACAAAATCTGGAAGTATTCGAGGGACTGCTAAATGCAGCGGCGGCTttggtggagatgagaaggcAAGTGAATAGGGTAGAGCAAGAGTTGAGGGTAGTGAGGATGCAAAAAGAGGGGCTGATGCCTGTTACGACGAATCCGAGTGCGAGAGTCAAAGGTGAGGTTGGTGTGGCCGCGGGAGGAAGCGAAGCGACGGTGAAGACGGGTATGCCCGTAAAGGAGGGTTAACCCCCCATCCCTATTCATTTTATAATGAAATTATGCAGCACAGATCATGAGCGTTCTAACGTTGGTTTGATCAATTCCTCTATTTGTGATGGTCATAAAAAAGCCCTAAATTCTGACAATGTAAGGAACCGAGTTTTGCGATACAAGCGCTATGCCGATTCATCTTGTTATATCTCTTCACTATTCGTGaactcctctccctctgtGGATTTGATAATGACTGTCGCGAATCCTGATCTGTCATACGACCTTGATCTTAACAATTTGAGCTGGAAAGGAGTTGCTGAAGGGGTAGAAGTAAGCCAATGTTGGCTTTTGACCAGTCGAGGAGGGACAGTCTCAAGCTCGACATCTTTATTCTTGTGAATTGTAGggtctttcttctttcggcACACTGTATGCGATTCTTGAAGCGATGGTGCAGGACCTCAGCAACCGCTTTCCACAACACAAATACTACAAAGTTTATCCCGATGCGCTGTTTCTGTTCTTGGTCGCGTTGCTGACTCAAATCAGGCCTTGTCAGAATGAAGCTGTTCAACATTTACAattcccctttcccattcaGCACTAGATGGCGGGAATGGGCTTCTACGTCATTGGCTCAACTCAAGTGTCTTCACAAATGTCGCCAGTATGTACGAGTGTGCCACGTATTGTCGGCAGGTGAGCTGGGTGTTTGTTAAAGTTAATGATCCATCCGGATGCGGAGCGGGATTTGGGCGATGGGAAACTTTGGAATGACAGACTGAAGCCTAAAGGAATCGATGTGTGACTCTCTAACAAAGAGAATGGGGAGAGACTATATAATAAGCTGCTACAAATGGCTGGGGAGGAACAAAGTGCCAGCGATGCTCCGTAGCATTAGCGTATTGATGTTCAATAAGTTCAGTAATCCGGTTTAGATGGCCAATTGTAGTATCAGATTGCATGAAAATGTCACCTTTAAGATAATGCGACATTGTAAGCTAGACGATCACGCAGATCGccatcgtcctcgtctATTACCGCCGCCACCTCTGTCTCCCCTTTCTCCCCTCCCACCTCTCCCGCCACCTTTTCCGCCTCCTCGAAGGGCATTCTCAGAAGCAATGACCGATTCCCTGCCCCTTTTGCCTATTTGCGGTCTGCCTTGACCCCCGGCACTTTTCTGGACCTCCTTGACGATGTTCAACCCAGGCACACCCCTCAGACCCATCTTGCTAACGGTCTTGGCCAGTAGTCCTGGGGGTTCAGGTCCATTACGGAGCGAAACTCTAGCATAATCACCAGCATGTCTTACGAGATCCGCTTGAGACCATCTGAGCGATTTGAGGTGAGAGTTGTAGTACCCGAGCCAAGCTTGGTACGCCTGAGCTTTGGATTCTGGTGAGACCGATTCGAGAGCCTTGTTAACGGCATCACGAGAGCGGGACATGATCTCAGGCGTGATGGTTGGGTATGGGTGGAGGGTGAAAGTTTGGAGGGTTTTATCCCGAAGAAAGTGAGACTCAAAGTCACCGAGCATCAGAATGCCATGACCTTCGGCTCCAGCACGAGCGGTTCGTCCGAGTCGATGCACGTCTTTTCGTCAGTTCAGATTTCTGCTTGGTCACTCACATTGCTCTGAGCTACTCGGAAGGCCAATCTGTACCACTGCAGTCACGCCCTTCACGTCGATACCTCGTGCGGTGACGTCCGAGGAGAAAAGGACGCCTCTTCGTGCTTGATGGAACGCCTCGGTTGTTGAAGCTCGTTTCGATTGTGACAGGCGAGAGTGTATCTCCCAGACAGGGTAAGAGATCGGTAAGGACGAGAAGACGTCGTAGAACAGGGCGGCAGCCCGAGCGGTAGGGAGGAATGCGATGACTGAAAGTCAGCTTTGCTGCGTGTCAACCAACATACCTTTAAAATCCTTGTTCTTAGACTCCTCATTGCGCATGACTTCCATCGTAGCTGGTATGAGATCTTCCGCTGAGATAACCAAAAACTCTTGCTTAACATGCTCGTGCGCAttgacatcctcctcgGTTAGCGTAGTGATGAATTTGTAATCTTTCTTGAGTGCAATCGACGCGATCTGCCAGTCAGCTGTGTTTATCCGGTCTCACTCACTGAATGGACCTCTGTAGGCAAGGTAGCAGAAAATAAGAGGGTCTGACGGGGGACAACATGAGGAGCCGGCAAATAATCGAATATCTTGACCAATTCTCGGCGGAAACCCGCATCTAGCAAACGGTCGGCTTCGTCGAGAACGATCATCTCTACTCATCAGCGTGAATTTGTCATGTTCCACTCACTTAGCTGGGCGAAGCGGGTCTTGATGCCACCATTTTCCATCAAATCGAGCAATCGACCAGGAGTGGCAACAAGGATGTCCGCGCTTCAAGAGGTTAAGTGTAAATTCCGGCAGACGTACAAGGACTCACCGCTTTGACTTGAGGTTCTTGATATCCCTATCCATATTGGTCCCACCGACGATACTTCTAGTGCCAAACTTCCTATTCAAAGCAGCTGACATTCGCTCGGCGACTTCATTGATTTGTTGAGCCAGTTCCCGGGTAGGAGATAAGATGAGAATTGACGTAAGTGCGGAGGGGGGCATGGGTGCCGATAGCAGATGTTGCACCACTGGAACCAAGAAGGCAAGGGTTTTTCCGGTCCCCGTCTTGGCTTGAGCTAGGACGTCATCTCCGGCGAGGATGGTTGGAAGTGTGGCCGCTTGGACCTTTGGAAGGTCAATCTGAGAAAAACGGTTTCGGATTGAGCACTTAGCTCACTTCGGTACACGTCtcgaaaggaagagaagggaagatcTCCGGGCTCAATCCAGTAAAGTCTTGAAATCGAGGTCTGTCAATACCGGCTGGTGTGCTGATCCCACTACGCACAGGCGTTGAATCTGTTGTCTTGACGATGAGACCAGGTTGGGTGGTTGCAAAACTTCCTGTCGGGCCAGCTTGATCGCGAGCAGCATGGAAACCTCCACCTTTAAAACGACGACCAGCCCCACGAATAGGAGGACCTGACATGATGGGTATAATGGTGTTTGTCATCAGCTTAGCAGGCgtgaaagaaaagagaacaTCATTGTGCCACTGGGAATTTTTCTCGTGGACAGGTCCGGGGGGCACGCAGCTGGTTGTTCGGCAAGGATTTGGCGTGGTGTCGGAGGAGGCGTGCACCCGACGTGAATTCGACAAGGCACGCGGCTGGAAAAGCGTGGAAAGTAGCATGGTAAATAGGCGTTGCATG
This genomic window contains:
- a CDS encoding DEAD-box ATP-dependent RNA helicase 26, variant; translated protein: MPPSALTSILILSPTRELAQQINEVAERMSAALNRKFGTRSIVGGTNMDRDIKNLKSKRADILVATPGRLLDLMENGGIKTRFAQLKMIVLDEADRLLDAGFRRELVKIFDYLPAPHVVPRQTLLFSATLPTEVHSIASIALKKDYKFITTLTEEDVNAHEHVKQEFLVISAEDLIPATMEVMRNEESKNKDFKVIAFLPTARAAALFYDVFSSLPISYPVWEIHSRLSQSKRASTTEAFHQARRGVLFSSDVTARGIDVKGVTAVVQIGLPSSSEQYVHRLGRTARAGAEGHGILMLGDFESHFLRDKTLQTFTLHPYPTITPEIMSRSRDAVNKALESVSPESKAQAYQAWLGYYNSHLKSLRWSQADLVRHAGDYARVSLRNGPEPPGLLAKTVSKMGLRGVPGLNIVKEVQKSAGGQGRPQIGKRGRESVIASENALRGGGKGGGRGGRGERGDRGGGGNRRGRWRSA
- a CDS encoding DEAD-box ATP-dependent RNA helicase 26, whose translation is MTNTIIPIMSGPPIRGAGRRFKGGGFHAARDQAGPTGSFATTQPGLIVKTTDSTPVRSGISTPAGIDRPRFQDFTGLSPEIFPSLPFETCTEVQAATLPTILAGDDVLAQAKTGTGKTLAFLVPVVQHLLSAPMPPSALTSILILSPTRELAQQINEVAERMSAALNRKFGTRSIVGGTNMDRDIKNLKSKRADILVATPGRLLDLMENGGIKTRFAQLKMIVLDEADRLLDAGFRRELVKIFDYLPAPHVVPRQTLLFSATLPTEVHSIASIALKKDYKFITTLTEEDVNAHEHVKQEFLVISAEDLIPATMEVMRNEESKNKDFKVIAFLPTARAAALFYDVFSSLPISYPVWEIHSRLSQSKRASTTEAFHQARRGVLFSSDVTARGIDVKGVTAVVQIGLPSSSEQYVHRLGRTARAGAEGHGILMLGDFESHFLRDKTLQTFTLHPYPTITPEIMSRSRDAVNKALESVSPESKAQAYQAWLGYYNSHLKSLRWSQADLVRHAGDYARVSLRNGPEPPGLLAKTVSKMGLRGVPGLNIVKEVQKSAGGQGRPQIGKRGRESVIASENALRGGGKGGGRGGRGERGDRGGGGNRRGRWRSA
- a CDS encoding SWR1-complex protein 4; amino-acid sequence: MSAQDVRSILSLPPSAPLPTPSSSRKVPVPRKPDGITRELYALIGDNAPSLADAQASLAAIKYRDKPAVKGKKVHWEWTEFTPAARRDNPVRLGHWARITDSDPDTSVEYFGKFNLHGPSVMEYSQFEYDQHLVDPNWTLQETEYLFGLLKEYDLRFIIAADRYAYVSPEGEKRKRSVEDMKDRYYTICRRLVRTRTASDPVHQQHLIQAYAFDKAREIKRKQYASDLFHLTPAEIAEEEALYVEITRMQQNERRFRADRDELMRSVMGLDSGLMEVDQSAMENAIGVDKNKKKRKAEDESAAPSPAPTPKKPAPNASFDYSRCIYHLPTPSNANSLTSHLSQKHPPHQQAFLRGSRLPLPKPTAAGRITDLLAELGLSANKLVMPTRQNLEVFEGLLNAAAALVEMRRQVNRVEQELRVVRMQKEGLMPVTTNPSARVKGEVGVAAGGSEATVKTGMPVKEG